CGAATCTTTAGGGTAGCTTTGGTTAGATCTAGTCCCTCAACACTTTCCCCATTCACTTTTAAAATTTGATCATTAGGCTTTAGACCCGCTTTCTCGGCTGGTGAATTTTTAAACGGAGAAACGATCACAATTTTCCCGTCCACCATGCCTACTTCAGCACCAATTCCTTCAAAGGAAGATTCCAACGTTTGCGTAAATTGCTTGGCCGTTTCTTTATCCATATAGACAGAATACGGATCCTTCAATACGGTAAGCATCCCCTGGATAGCACCTTCTGTAAGCTTATCCCTGTCCACTTTCTCAACATATCTACTTAGAATTAGGTCATAAGCTTGGCTCACCTTTTCAAGGTTTACTGAATCAGTTTGGGCCGAGTTTAACGCTTTATCCTTCTGTTTTACAATTGTTTTTTCTGGGGCAGAATTTCCTACTGATTTCCCTATCCATTGCATGCTTGCATATGTTCCCCCTGCCCCTGTTAGCAGTGAGCCTGTCATCAGCAAGGCAATCCACTTTCGATTCATCGCCATATCCTCCTCAAGTTCATCATTTATTAGTTTGATCCAGCATGACCGTCCCCTTTTTTAAAAGTCATTATTGGGCAGTAAATCCGCAATAATAAAGAGCTCACTTTCCAACTGTGACCCCCGATTAGTAACATATATGTTCAAAATGGACGAGTTATGAGTATTAAAATAACGGAATGAGGCAATCAGGAAAGGAATTTACCGAGTAAGAGCATGTTTAAGGAGGATTTATTTTTAAAAAGAAGGATTTGTTAATTAATATTGTTGATAAAAACGAATGAGCCAAAAAGAAAAACGGAAGAGGCAATTACCTCTTCCGTTTACGTATTTTAAAGTGGCACAATTCCAACTGGATTGATTGCGAAGCGTTTATCCTGCGTCCATGGACCTCTATGAAGTTCAAAATGCAAGTGTTGTCCAGTGGATTCACCCGTACTACCCATGATTCCAATTTGCTGGCCTTTTGAAACAGTTGCCCCTGAACCAACTAAACGTGTTTCCATATGTGCATAAACTGTCGTATAGATCTGACCGTCAATAGATGAGGCAAGGAAAATACAGTTTCCATAGCTGCTAGAATAATAGGAACGGATAACGACACCATCTGCCGCTGCTACAATCGGTACATTTGAGCCATGGCTAGCAATATCGACTCCATAGTGGAACTCACCCCAACGTCCGCCAAAGCCTGAGCTAATATAGCCGGCTGCAGGTCGTGTAAAGTTTCCACTTGAAACATCGGGCGCCTGATCTGCTGACCCGCCATTTCCACCACCATGTGCAGCATGAGCTGCTGCCTCTGCAGCACGCTGTCTTGCCAGTTCTGCCTGGTGTGCTTGTTCCAATTTTATTGCTTTTTGAATGGCTGCTTCTTGGTCTGCTAGAATTTTTTCTTCTTCTTGCAAACTCATTTTATCTTCTTGGACTTTCTTTTCTTGCGCTTGTAATGTTCCGAGCAATTGATCTTTTTCAGCCTTTTGAAAATTCAATTTCTGCTTCATTTTCACTAAGTCGTTTAGCATGCCCTGTAGGCTCACTAATTCCTTTTGAACCAAAGCTTGTTTTGTTTCAAGTTCAAGCTTATCCGCTTCTGCTTGTTTTAAAATATCCTGGTCGGCTTCCATAATGGTTGCAACTGCATTGGCGCGGTCAATGAAATCACTAAAGCTAGAAGATCCCATCAAAACATCTATGTAGTTAACCATGCCCCCATTTTCCTGGTAGTTTCGGACACGGTCCTTCAATAACTCGTTTCTTTTAGTGATCCGTTCTTGGATCACTTTGACTTCCGCCTGAAGCTTTGTAATTTGCATTTTTGTTTCACTAACTTTAACTTCTTTTTCACGAATTTTTGAATTGGTATCACCGATTGAAAGGTCGATTCGTTTCATTTCCTGCTTTACATCTACCTGCTTGCCTTGTATCTGAGTAATCTTTTTATCTGCCTCATTAATAGTAGAATTCAGTCCTGAGCGCTGGCTATGTATTTTATTTTGTTCATGTTTTAGGCTAGAGACGGATGCAGCTTCTGATTTGACAGCAAAGCCGCCAAATAAACTCCCCATTCCTACCGCTGCCGCAACGGTAAGGGTTATGAATGACTTTTTCAAATTTCGATTTCTCCTTTCCACTTTATCTATCTATGTACAGGTAAATCGTTATTCAATAGCTAGAAGGGCTTATAAAAATAAGCCCTCCACAATTACTTTAATTCCTCAAGAATTTTCTTACGGACATGACACTTCCCCAAACCCCGATCAAGGCTCCCATTAAAATAAGAGTGCCTGATACCTGATACATAAATGGTTCAAACGGAAGTATTTGGATAAAATTGCCTTTTAATCTTGGTGCAATATAATCATAGGCATTACTGTAGGCAATTGAGATAAGGATGATAGGTAAAATAGACCCGATAATACCCAGCCATAAGCCTTCCAAAAAGAATGGCCAGCGGATAAAGGAGTTCGTCGCCCCTACTAATCTCATAATCTGGATTTCTCTTCTTCTTGCTATAATGGTAATTTTAATCGTATTGGAAATCAGGAAGATAGCCGTAAATAAGAGGCCAATAATTAAGACAATACCTACATTTCGGCTTGCTTTAATGAACTTGAACAACTTTTCAACCTGACCCTGTCCATATTTAACCTTCGAAGCATAATTCATTTTTTCTATTTTCTTAGCTGCTTTCATCGTATCTGTTGGATTTTTCGTCTTTACAACAAATACATCGTTTAACGGATTGTCCTGTTCAAAAAGCTTAAAAGCTTTTCCTTCTTCACCAAGGCTAGTAATTAGGTTTTTCAATTCTGATTGTTTAGAAGAATACTTGACACTTTTTACTTCCGAGAGAGTTTCTATCTGTTTCTTTAAACTTTCCTGGTCATGTTTATTTGCAGCAACATCGATATGGACTCGGATTTCTACGTCCTGCTCAATGGTTTGTGCCACCTTATTAAGATTCATCATAATAACGAAAAAGACACCGACTAATATTAACGTAACCGTTACAGCACTCACAGAAGCAAATGTCATCCATCCATTTCTGCCAATGCTCTTAAGGCTTTCGCGGGCGTGACGGCCAATTGTTCTAACCTTCATATCCGTAATCACCTCTCTGCTCATCACGAGCAATTTTCCCACTTTCAATTGCAATAACGCGATGTTTAATTGTATTAACTATTTCTTTGTTATGGGTAGCCATAACAATCGTTGTTCCTCTTGTATTAATCTCTTCAAAAATATTCATGATTTCCCATGATGTTTCTGGATCAAGGTTACCTGTAGGCTCATCAGCAATGACTACCTTTGGAGAGTTAACAATTGAGCGGGCAATAGAAACACGCTGCTGCTCACCACCTGAAAGCTCAGTCGGGAGCATTCTAGCCTTATGCTTTAAATTAACGAGATCGAGAACTTCCATTACTCGTTTTTTTATATATTTAGGTTGGGCTTCAATAACCTCTAACGCAAACGCAATATTTTCAAAAACAGTTAACGTCGGTAGAAGCTTGAAATCTTGGAAAACCACACCTAGATTCCGCCTGAAAAGTGGAACCTTTTTCATTTTTAATTTTGCTAGATTAACACCGTTCATTGTAATTGTTCCTGAAGTTGGTGCTTCTTCGCGATACATCATTTTGATAAAAGTTGATTTCCCAGCACCACTCGGCCCAACTACATAAACAAATTCACCTTGTTCGATCTTAACATCTAACCCATTAATGGCTGTAACACCATTCGGGTATTTCTTGTAAACTCCCTGCATTTCTATCATAAATACCACCTAATAGTTTGAGTTATCTTTATTAGAAAATTCGACAATATTCAGTTCTTGGAAAAAATCCCTACGACAATCTGCACGGTTTCTCGCACTAATTCATTATAACACCATAAACCGACAAAAGGCGTGGAAAAAATATTACAGTTTCTTTTCAAGATAGACAAAATTCACCAAAATCCTACTTTATTATGGTTTGCAGATTCCGACATTTCCTATAATTGTTAGATTAAGCAAAATTGTACTAGCGATTTTGAATGAGGATATTAAGTTTATTTTATGGTAAGTGGTATTTCCGTAGTTTTTTTTGCTAAAAAGGGAATTCTAAAGCGAATATATAAATAAGGGGAAAAATAAGTGATTCCGAGTGGCGTTAACAGACATTATTGTTTAACAGAGCCTTTTTTAAAGTAGTACTAACGGCCATCATTACGCGAGTGCCCAAGAAACCAACGAAAATAAAATAAGCGGAGATTTTTCGGTTAAATGCAGAATGGAGACCGTTTTCGGGGTGTATAAGCGTAGATTTTCCGGTTACGCAATGCAAAGTCCCCGATTTTCGCGGTTTTTGAGTCAATAGGCGGAAACTCTCCGTCTATTCAAGCTATTTTTAATCCAATTTTCTAATTAAGAGAAATTTTTCCGTCTATTAAGAATTGGGACAGGTATCAAATATCAACATTTACCTTTAACAGGGCCATCAAAATAAAAAAAACGCTCTGCAGTGAACAGAACGTTTTTCTAATGTTTTACTTATTTCTTAGCAGCTAACCAAGTAGCAACCTTGTCAGCGTCATCGCCAGAGATTAAGCCGGCAGGCATACCGCCTTCTTTACCATTTTTAAGAATGCCTAAGATTTGATCTTTTGAGTATTTAGAACCAACCTTTTGTAGGTTTGGTCCCACCGCACCTTGAAGATTATCCCCATGACAGCTAGAGCATTTTTGTGACACAATCTTTTGAGCATCCCCTGCTGAAGCTGTTTCCGTAGTGGTGGTTTTTTCCTTACTTGTATCCTTCTTTGATGTATCAGAGGCACCACCACAGGCCGCAAGCCCCATTACAAGGGTAGTTCCCATAAGTAATGCTAGTAACTTTTTCTTCATAATTATTCTCCTTTCAGAAAAAAATTCCATCAGTTATTAGTATATCTAAATTACGCTCGTTTAAAACCCTCACCATGTACTTCTGCAGCATCCATAACAATCACAAACGCAGTTGGGTCAATGGATTTGACTAATTGTTTCAATTTTGTGAACTCTGTTTGATCGAATACACACATAAGAATAGGTCGTTCATTGTCAGTAAATCCGCCATATGCTGATAGTTTTGTCACACCACGGTCAATTTGATTCAAAATTCCTGACCGAACTTCATCCTGTTTACTAGTAATGATCATAGCCATTTTTGAACGACCAAACCCTACCTGTACGAGATCTATTGTTTTGCTTGTCACATACAAAGAAATTAACGCATACAAACCTCTCTCAATATCAAATACGAGTGCTGCCGTGATCACAATCAGCCCATCGATGAGGACAACACATGTCCCAAGTGTAAATCCTGCATATTTATGGATGATTTGCGCAGCAAGATCAGTTCCTCCTGTTGACGCCTTGCCTCTAAAAACAATTCCTAAGCCAAGTCCTACCCCGATTCCACCATAAAGTGATGCCAACAAAGCATTATGCGTCCATGGATCGATACTTTTTGTAAAAAAGACAACTAATGGCAAAAAGATCGTTCCAACTAACGTCTTAGCCCCAAATTGTTTTCCTAGAAAAATAATACCTGCAATAAATAACGGTATGTTAAAGGCCCACTGAACAAAGGCAGGCTCCCAACCTACAGTCGTGTGCAAAATCGTACTAATCCCACTTACCCCACCTGAGGCAATTTTATTTGGAAGCAAAAAAACATTAAATGAAAAACCAATAATAGCTGACCCCAATAATATGTATAAGTACTCTACCGCCAATTCCGCCTTTGGATGCTGGATTGGTAGCTCCAGTGTTTTTTTCATACAACAATTCCCCTTAATTTTCTAATTCTCAATGACATTTTTAATTTACCGACAGTGAGTATAGCACGCTCATAATTTGCTGTAAATACCAATCAGTTGCCGCATTAAAGGAATGAATTTGGCTTAGTTTCTGTAATTTAAGGTGATTTCATGAGTAGAGCAAGAAAAACATTGCAATTCATTTTTACGAATATCTGATTAGTTGCCTTTTTACAACCGATTTTGCCTGTTGAGGCGCAGTTCCGGTGATCGTTGTTACTGCGACCCCTCAATTTTTCTGTTGGCGGGCACAAAGTGTGTTTCTCTGATTCCCGCTACCTTCCTTATCGGCCAAACAGAGTTGATTTTGTCCCACCTTTCCATGCTATAATTGTCGAAAAGGAGGTGAAAAAATTGGAAGAGCTGTTAAAGCAAATGATGGGGCAAATGAATAAGCAGTTTGAAAAAATCGACCACCGATTTGAACAGATCGATCAACAGTTTGAAAAAATTGACCACCGATTTGAAAAGATTGACCAGCAGTTTAACCGGATCGATCAGCGGTTTGAAAAGGTTGACCAACAATTTGAAAAAATCGATCAGCAGTTTGATCGGATCCATCAACGGTTTGAAAAGGTTGACCAGCAATTTGAAAAAATTGATCAGCGCTTTGATAAGGTTGACCAGCAGTTTGACAGGATCGATCAACGGTTCGACATTGTTGAGGTTAGGCTCGATGCAGTCGAGACAAGTATTGTATCTCTTAGAAAGACCGTTGAAAATAACGCGACCGAGTTTAGGAGCCATTTT
The Neobacillus sp. PS3-40 genome window above contains:
- the ftsX gene encoding permease-like cell division protein FtsX, producing MKVRTIGRHARESLKSIGRNGWMTFASVSAVTVTLILVGVFFVIMMNLNKVAQTIEQDVEIRVHIDVAANKHDQESLKKQIETLSEVKSVKYSSKQSELKNLITSLGEEGKAFKLFEQDNPLNDVFVVKTKNPTDTMKAAKKIEKMNYASKVKYGQGQVEKLFKFIKASRNVGIVLIIGLLFTAIFLISNTIKITIIARRREIQIMRLVGATNSFIRWPFFLEGLWLGIIGSILPIILISIAYSNAYDYIAPRLKGNFIQILPFEPFMYQVSGTLILMGALIGVWGSVMSVRKFLRN
- a CDS encoding peptidoglycan DD-metalloendopeptidase family protein — protein: MKKSFITLTVAAAVGMGSLFGGFAVKSEAASVSSLKHEQNKIHSQRSGLNSTINEADKKITQIQGKQVDVKQEMKRIDLSIGDTNSKIREKEVKVSETKMQITKLQAEVKVIQERITKRNELLKDRVRNYQENGGMVNYIDVLMGSSSFSDFIDRANAVATIMEADQDILKQAEADKLELETKQALVQKELVSLQGMLNDLVKMKQKLNFQKAEKDQLLGTLQAQEKKVQEDKMSLQEEEKILADQEAAIQKAIKLEQAHQAELARQRAAEAAAHAAHGGGNGGSADQAPDVSSGNFTRPAAGYISSGFGGRWGEFHYGVDIASHGSNVPIVAAADGVVIRSYYSSSYGNCIFLASSIDGQIYTTVYAHMETRLVGSGATVSKGQQIGIMGSTGESTGQHLHFELHRGPWTQDKRFAINPVGIVPL
- the ftsE gene encoding cell division ATP-binding protein FtsE, producing MIEMQGVYKKYPNGVTAINGLDVKIEQGEFVYVVGPSGAGKSTFIKMMYREEAPTSGTITMNGVNLAKLKMKKVPLFRRNLGVVFQDFKLLPTLTVFENIAFALEVIEAQPKYIKKRVMEVLDLVNLKHKARMLPTELSGGEQQRVSIARSIVNSPKVVIADEPTGNLDPETSWEIMNIFEEINTRGTTIVMATHNKEIVNTIKHRVIAIESGKIARDEQRGDYGYEG
- the cccB gene encoding cytochrome c551 — encoded protein: MKKKLLALLMGTTLVMGLAACGGASDTSKKDTSKEKTTTTETASAGDAQKIVSQKCSSCHGDNLQGAVGPNLQKVGSKYSKDQILGILKNGKEGGMPAGLISGDDADKVATWLAAKK
- a CDS encoding YitT family protein, with product MKKTLELPIQHPKAELAVEYLYILLGSAIIGFSFNVFLLPNKIASGGVSGISTILHTTVGWEPAFVQWAFNIPLFIAGIIFLGKQFGAKTLVGTIFLPLVVFFTKSIDPWTHNALLASLYGGIGVGLGLGIVFRGKASTGGTDLAAQIIHKYAGFTLGTCVVLIDGLIVITAALVFDIERGLYALISLYVTSKTIDLVQVGFGRSKMAMIITSKQDEVRSGILNQIDRGVTKLSAYGGFTDNERPILMCVFDQTEFTKLKQLVKSIDPTAFVIVMDAAEVHGEGFKRA